The genomic window TCAAATTGTTAATTCGAGAAGCAAAGATCAATGATTTTCAATGCATCCTGAGAATCAACGCGAGCGAGGAAGACAAGACCAGCCGGATTGATATAGCGAGGATCACCCAACTGCATTCCTGGTCTGAATATCACAGAGTTGCCGTCGTGGGAGATCAAGTCATTGGGTTCCTGCTTGTGATGAGCGATGCGTCAGATTACGACGGCGCCAACTTTCGGTGGTTTGTAGATCGGCACAGTAATTTCCTTTACGTAGATCGTATCGTGATCGACCCGGCCCACGCGGGAAGCGGCGTTGGAAGTGCGCTTTACGGTGACCTCATCGACTTCGCAAAGAGGCGAGGCGACGTCGTTCTGTGTTGTGAAATCAATGTGTCGCCGCCCAATCCCGCATCGCATGCATTCCATGCCCGCTTCGGTTTCAGGGAAGTCGGGCGCAGCAGTGAGACCGGGGCCGCCAAGGTTGTTTCGTACCAGATGGCCGAGCTGTAGCTATTCAGGAGTGGGTTGAAGTCAGCTCTTGGCTCATAGCGGCCCTACAAACGATCTGATTTTGCTCTTCTCGACCGTCCGCCTTGAGGTGGTCTGTGATATCGGCAGGAATCGCTTTCGCAGATGCGAGCGGTAGTTTCTCGAATAGCACTGTCTGCTGATGGAGGCGCTCTATCTGGAAATAGCCGTTGCCCGGTTCAGAGGTGGTGAGACTCTTCGAAATAGCCTGAGAACCAATATCCTTCAGGGCTCGAAATGCAGGACCTGAGTATCCGGATCCCGGGACGCGCCTGCCTCCGTAAGATCATCAAGATAGGCCTGCCAAAGCGCTGATTCCTGGGTGCACA from Congregibacter litoralis KT71 includes these protein-coding regions:
- a CDS encoding GNAT family N-acetyltransferase encodes the protein MLIREAKINDFQCILRINASEEDKTSRIDIARITQLHSWSEYHRVAVVGDQVIGFLLVMSDASDYDGANFRWFVDRHSNFLYVDRIVIDPAHAGSGVGSALYGDLIDFAKRRGDVVLCCEINVSPPNPASHAFHARFGFREVGRSSETGAAKVVSYQMAEL